Proteins encoded by one window of Melopsittacus undulatus isolate bMelUnd1 chromosome 23, bMelUnd1.mat.Z, whole genome shotgun sequence:
- the WIZ gene encoding protein Wiz isoform X4, producing the protein MAASTSSQPKVTKAAAPPRPRDRDRGGDGEPEPEAGPEPVLAPEEEELVAMEVASPPLPKKSLPSGQLDPPPSRIGTKVSPEPPGSKAEPQDPKTQSLTTCEVCGACFETRKGLSSHARSHLRQLGVAESESSGAPIDLLYELMKQKGKPDGSPIAAPLGKKPPKEPGTAAPRPSLLALAKGGERPTDGPVNKAIKSPPGFSKSLSQPGSPILKKVPGALSGSPSPKNPEEKSSKLSLSPLQSSPSAQWPQAEEEGPLNLTSGAEPVRDIRCEFCGEYFENRKGLSSHARSHLRQMGVTEWYVNGSPIDTLREILKRRSQPRSSSNPVPGHKAMAKSLLSTMGSLEARGPGDFHLQTLPKKVQAGSPMGQSPTSSPPPTARKMFPGLSPPSLQKKLKQDQLRLEIKREMMSGGLHGEAHPSDPAWPPREDMSPLNLSSRAEPVRDIRCEFCGEYFENRKGLSSHARSHLRQMGVTEWSVNGSPIDTLREILKKKTKPCVVKKEPHPSSIEPPKGLTEEGLEPKSPGKILQGMTLAPLGGRSGKPGPGSSGLSRDLALAPMGTKGQGGFLTPLAAKRPLQDERLGPHPADVKHKGFIQTELPFKAKAVHEKPAHTSGEACCELCGLYFENRKALASHARAHLRQFGVTEWCVNGSPIETLSEWIRHRPQKAGAYRSYIQGGRPFTKKFRSHGRDHHHHHHHNGGARRVPLGMQAGAMAFLSKGLAGELAHGEAGKMLDGGGAGDRPMVTSPLSLVKLEEHQRSNISKFERRQARPLDAPIHRPEDGAEFQQKLEETRQPPPRVRPVPSLVPRPPQTSLVKFVGNIYTLKCRFCEVEFQGPLSIQEEWVRHLQRHILEMNFSKVDPIRGEAPPQPEPPAMAEAQ; encoded by the exons ATGGCGGCCTCCACCTCCTCGCAGCCCAAAGTGACAAAAGCGGCGGCGCCGCCAAGGCcccgggaccgggaccggggcGGGGACGGTGAACCCGAGCCCGAGGCGGGGCCCGAGCCGG TCCTGGCTCCGGAAGAGGAAGAACTGGTGGCCATGGAGGTGgcttccccccctctccccaaaAAAAGCCTTCCCAGTGGGCAGCTGGATCCACCCCCCTCCAGGATAGGGACCAAAGTGTCTCCTGAGCCACCCGGGAGCAAAGCAGAGCCTCAGGACCCCAAAA CCCAGAGCCTCACCACATGCGAGGTGTGCGGCGCCTGCTTCGAGACCCGCAAGGGGCTGTCGAGCCACGCGCGCTCCCACCTGCGGCAGCTGGGGGTGGCCGAGTCAGAGAGCAGTGGGGCTCCCATTGACCTGCTCTATGAACTCATGAAGCAGAAGGGCAAACCCGACGgcagccccattgctgccccattgggCAAGAAGCCCCCCAAGGAACCCGGCACCGCGGCCCCGCGCCCCTCGCTGCTGGCGCTGGCCAAAGGTGGTGAGCGCCCCACGGATGGGCCTGTCAATAAAGCCATCAAGtctcctcctggcttctccaaGAGCCTTTCCCAACCGGGGTCACCCATCCTGAAGAAGGTGCCGGGGGCTCTGTCGGGGTCCCCGTCCCCCAAGAACCCTGAGGAGAAGAGCTCCAAGCTGTCGCTGAGCCCATTGCAGAGCTCCCCCAGTGCCCAGTGGCCGCAGGCGGAGGAGGAAGGACCCTTGAATCTGA CCTCGGGAGCGGAGCCGGTGCGGGACATCCGCTGTGAGTTCTGTGGGGAGTACTTTGAGAACCGCAAGGGGCTGTCCAGCCACGCGCGCTCCCACCTGCGCCAGATGGGGGTGACCGAGTGGTACGTCAACGGCTCCCCCATCGACACCCTACGGGAGATCCTCAAGAGGAGAAGCCAGCCCCGGAGCAGCTCCAACCCCGTCCCCGGCCACAAAGCCATGGCCAAGAGCCTGCTGAGCACCATGGGATCCTTGGAAGCGCGTGGGCCCGGAGACTTCCACCTGCAGACCCTGCCCAAGAAGGTCCAAGCCGGCAGCCCCATGGGGCAATCACCTACCTCGTCCCCACCTCCCACCGCCCGCAAGATGTTTCCAGgcctttctcctccctccttgCAGAAGAAGCTCAAACAGGATCAGCTGAGGCTGGAAATCAAGCGGGAGATGATGTCGGGAGGACTCCATGGGGAAGCTCATCCGTCCGACCCAGCCTGGCCCCCGCGGGAGGACATGTCTCCTTTGAACCTCT CCTCCCGAGCGGAGCCGGTGCGGGACATCCGCTGTGAGTTCTGTGGGGAGTACTTTGAGAACCGCAAGGGGCTGTCCAGCCACGCGCGCTCCCACCTGCGCCAGATGGGGGTGACCGAGTGGTCAGTCAACGGCTCCCCCATCGACACCCTACGGGAGATCCTCAAGAAGAAGACCAAGCCCTGTGTGGTCAAGAAGGAGCCTCATCCCTCCAGCATTGAGCCTCCCAAGGGCCTCACAGAGGAAGGGCTGGAGCCCAAATCCCCCGGGAAGATCCTGCAGGGAATGACGCTGGCTCCGTTAGGTGGGAGGTCAGGGAAGCCAGGTCCTGGCAGCTCCGGCCTGAGCCGGGACCTGGCGCTCGCCCCTATGGGCACCAAGGGCCAAGGGGGGTTCCTGACGCCGCTGGCAGCCAAGCGCCCGCTGCAGGATGAGCGGCTGGGGCCTCATCCTGCTGATGTCAAGCACAAGGGATTCATCCAGACTGAGCTGCCCTTCAAGGCCAAGGCCGTGCATGAGAAACCTGCACACACGT CCGGAGAAGCCTGTTGTGAGCTCTGTGGCCTGTACTTTGAGAACCGCAAGGCTCTGGCCAGCCACGCTCGCGCTCACCTGCGGCAGTTCGGCGTCACCGAATGGTGTGTCAATGGCTCCCCCATCGAGACCCTGAGCGAGTGGATCCGGCACCGGCCCCAGAAAGCCGGCGCCTACCGGAGCTACATCCAAGGGGGTCGGCCCTTCACCAAGAAGTTCCGGTCTCACGGCCGGgatcaccatcatcaccatcaccataATGGTGGTGCACGCCGGGTGCCGCTCGGCATGCAGGCCGGGGCTATGGCCTTCCTGAGCAaggggctggcaggggagctggCGCATGGTGAGGCAGGGAAGATGCTGGATGGAGGCGGCGCCGGAGACAGGCCCATGGTGACGTCCCCATTGTCCTTGGTGAAGCTGGAGGAGCATCAGCGCTCCAACATCAGCA AGTTCGAGCGGAGGCAGGCGCGGCCCTTGGACGCTCCCATCCACCGGCCAGAGGATGGAGCTGAGTTCCAACAGAAGCTGGAGGAGACTCGACAGCCTCCACCTCGGGTCCGGCCGGTGCCATCCCTGGTCCCTCGGCCCCCCCAGACCTCCCTGGTCAAGTTCGTGGGGAACATCTACACCCTCAAATGCCG GTTCTGTGAGGTGGAATTCCAAGGTCCCCTGTCCATCCAGGAGGAATGGGTTCGGCATCTCCAGCGGCACATCCTGGAAATGAATTTCTCCAAAGTGGATCCTATCCGGGGAGAAGCTCCCCCCCAACCGGAGCCTCCTGCTATGGCTGAGGCTCAGTAA
- the WIZ gene encoding protein Wiz isoform X1, with product MERAVPSFSGCQGDGGRALLMPPEPGHEQYPPLEGPQGEEPRAAFLQDPKKPLDNPRSSVGTEAELEEDAFYAEDDLEAVSREGKGPSSVELCPLQEEPDFFSSLARQEPDVALEAEDVADEPDPALSGAVPAAAHRTELGSTNEEHLEFKKALYRADARSSLELRSMAWDTSPLESRAGDGREESTLKRLSGLKDLKDSRCGKEGPFAMEPQVDPESDSEELGAGKGAAGPPSPCAGASLGGGEDKYLKTEPKQLEGLGKEHLEKSKRGIQRVDWTSRPTRSPSPHYKELGKVTDVASNLPYRGQAVREVPPPLFRKTLNPVLSKAKALESSSHRKGLLVESDLGEINPLNAAEWTIPKLSAELAVGKQTWTVNAEDSVERMPLMPLDPAPCSSYDIEMRPYVCSVLVEEQGKEELGPEEDPTVYTCIECSIYFKKKEHLMDHMLQHNRGPARDQDRDALGQCQFCCNECGWAFGDPASLEQHKRLHQESREKIIEEIQKLNECPDEGRDARLQCPKCVFGTNSSKIFVQHAKMHVKERKDQGAKKLNLFGSTSSGEIQDSPIYKPFKPNEHVALQMQVPPQSSSKGLSTCVLCSFPAPNDTILKEHMKYAHSHLSWDTEGYEDDPNQPGTSRDAYSPSRPARFADTDYFGKAEQLYPPASQESTSHYEAVPSFTLTHPRHKSNGAGKKDYQASGFHARKAAPYGAPHKTSGLSGFPSAKAYSHFALQQLKRKGGAQALEEGDALRGHPMGLEELRHKWLLGSDAVSMEEEISGSTEMELGENRGTRALSIPQAALDLKRTFRDTLKATDPSLASEEQQQQLRMMVPIVLLEELNLHPKATKRPRGKPYKKKALLPSRDFLMEEPLPLDMLLLDPPLELDDLLDSDSPMLKNEERKCPYCPDRFHNGIGLANHVRGHLNRVGVSYNVRHFISAEEVKAIEQKFSFQKKKKKGIANFDPSTFSLMRCEFCGAGFDTRAGLSSHARAHLRDFGITNWELTISPINILKELLANSSEHPMLQAAMAAEPSSPSRERDAHGFGPRKSMTPMSECSIPRSPLSPFPTSWGDESLQSYRDVLAPEEEELVAMEVASPPLPKKSLPSGQLDPPPSRIGTKVSPEPPGSKAEPQDPKTQSLTTCEVCGACFETRKGLSSHARSHLRQLGVAESESSGAPIDLLYELMKQKGKPDGSPIAAPLGKKPPKEPGTAAPRPSLLALAKGGERPTDGPVNKAIKSPPGFSKSLSQPGSPILKKVPGALSGSPSPKNPEEKSSKLSLSPLQSSPSAQWPQAEEEGPLNLTSGAEPVRDIRCEFCGEYFENRKGLSSHARSHLRQMGVTEWYVNGSPIDTLREILKRRSQPRSSSNPVPGHKAMAKSLLSTMGSLEARGPGDFHLQTLPKKVQAGSPMGQSPTSSPPPTARKMFPGLSPPSLQKKLKQDQLRLEIKREMMSGGLHGEAHPSDPAWPPREDMSPLNLSSRAEPVRDIRCEFCGEYFENRKGLSSHARSHLRQMGVTEWSVNGSPIDTLREILKKKTKPCVVKKEPHPSSIEPPKGLTEEGLEPKSPGKILQGMTLAPLGGRSGKPGPGSSGLSRDLALAPMGTKGQGGFLTPLAAKRPLQDERLGPHPADVKHKGFIQTELPFKAKAVHEKPAHTSGEACCELCGLYFENRKALASHARAHLRQFGVTEWCVNGSPIETLSEWIRHRPQKAGAYRSYIQGGRPFTKKFRSHGRDHHHHHHHNGGARRVPLGMQAGAMAFLSKGLAGELAHGEAGKMLDGGGAGDRPMVTSPLSLVKLEEHQRSNISKFERRQARPLDAPIHRPEDGAEFQQKLEETRQPPPRVRPVPSLVPRPPQTSLVKFVGNIYTLKCRFCEVEFQGPLSIQEEWVRHLQRHILEMNFSKVDPIRGEAPPQPEPPAMAEAQ from the exons ATGAGCCTGATCCTGCCCTGTCTGGTGCtgtcccagctgctgctcacaggacAGAACTGGG CTCCACCAACGAAGAGCATTTGGAGTTCAAGAAGGCTTTGTACAGAGCAGATGCCAGGAGCTCCTTGGAGCTGCGGAGCATGGCCTGGGACACGTCCCCcctggagagcagagcaggcGATGGCAGAGAGGAAAGCACTTTAAAGAGGCTCTCTGGCTTGAAGGACTTGAAGGACTCGCGCTGTGGGAAGGAGGGACCCTTTGCTATGGAGCCCCAGGTGGACCCTGAGAGTGACTCTGAGGAGCTGGGTGCTGGTAAGGGGGCAGCAGGGCCACCCAGCCCTTGTGCTGGGGCCTCGCTTGGTGGAGGCGAGGACAAGTACCTGAAAACAGAACCAAAGCAACTCGAAGGCCTCGGCAAAGAGCACTTAGAGAAGAGCAAGAGGGGGATCCAGAGGGTGGACTGGACCTCGAGACCCACCAGGAGCCCAAGTCCTCACTATAAGGAGCTGGGCAAGGTGACAGATGTAGCAAGCAACCTGCCCTACCGGGGCCAGGCCGTGCGGGAAGTGCCTCCTCCGCTGTTCAGGAAGACCCTGAACCCCGTCCTCAGCAAGGCCAAAGCCTTGGAAAGCTCATCCCATAGGAAGGGGCTGCTGGTTGAGTCGGACTTGGGGGAGATCAACCCTCTCAATGCAGCTGAATGGACGATCCCAAAGCTCAGTGCTGAGCTGGCTGTGGGCAAGCAGACCTGGACGGTGAATGCTGAAGACTCAGTGGAGAGGATGCCATTGATGCCTCTGgatcctgctccctgcagctcctaTGACATCGAGATGAGGCCCTATGTGTGCAGTGTGCTGGTGGAGGAGCAGGgcaaggaggagctggggcctgAGGAGGACCCCACAGTCTACACCTGCATCGAGTGCAGCATCTACTTCAAGAAGAAGGAGCACCTGATGGATCACATGCTGCAGCACAACCGTGGACCAGCCAGGGACCAAGACAGGGATGCTCTAGGGCAGTGCCAGTTCTGCTGCAATGAGTGTGGTTGGGCCTTTGGAGACCCTGCATCCTTGGAGCAGCACAAGAGGCTGCACCAGGAATCCCGGGAGAAGATCATTGAGGAGATCCAGAAGCTGAACGAGTGTCCGGATGAGGGTCGGGATGCGAGGCTGCAGTGCCCCAAGTGTGTCTTTGGCACCAACTCCTCCAAGATCTTTGTCCAACACGCCAAGATGCACGTCAAGGAGAGGAAGGACCAAGGGGCCAAGAAGCTGAACCTCTTTGGAAGCACCAGCAGTGGGGAGATCCAGGACAGCCCCATCTACAAACCCTTCAAACCCAATGAGCACGTGGCCCTGCAGATGCAGGTGCCcccccaaagcagcagcaaagggctCAGCACCTGCGtgctctgcagcttcccagctcCCAACGACACCATCCTCAAGGAGCACATGAAGTATGCCCATTCCCACCTGTCCTGGGACACGGAGGGGTATGAGGATGATCCCAACCAGCCCGGAACCAGCAGGGATGCCTACAGCCCATCCCGCCCGGCTCGCTTTGCTGACACCGATTACTttggcaaagcagagcagctttaCCCACCAGCATCCCAGGAAAGCACATCCCATTATGAAGCTGTGCCCAGCTTCACCCTAACGCATCCCAGACACAAGAGCAATGGGGCTGGCAAGAAGGACTACCAGGCGTCAGGGTTCCACGCCAGGAAAGCGGCTCCCTATGGAGCCCCCCATAAAACCTCGGGGTTATCCGGTTTTCCCTCTGCTAAAGCCTATTCCCactttgctctgcagcagctgaaaagaaaaggaggagctCAGGCCCTGGAAGAAGGTGATGCCCTCAGGGGTCACCCCATGGGGCTGGAAGAGCTCAGGCACAAGTGGCTGTTGGGCAGCGATGCTGTGAGCATGGAAGAGGAGATCTCCGGGAGCACAGAGATGGAGCTGGGTGAGAACAGAGGCACCAGAGCCCTCAGCATCCCTCAGGCTGCCTTGGACCTCAAGAGGACGTTCAGAGACACCTTGAAGGCCACAGACCCCTCACTGGCATccgaggagcagcagcagcagctgcggATGATGGTCCCCATCGTCCTCCTGGAGGAGCTGAACCTGCATCCCAAAGCCACCAAGAGGCCGCGGGGGAAGCCCTACAAGAAGAAAGCTCTGCTCCCATCCCGGGACTTCCTGATGGAGGAGCCTCTTCCCTTGGACATGCTCCTGTTGGACCCTCCCCTGGAGCTCGATGACCTCTTGGACTCAGACTCCCCCATGCTGAAGAATGAGGAACGTAAATGCCCCTATTGCCCCGACCGCTTCCACAACGGCATCGGGCTGGCTAACCACGTGCGGGGTCACCTCAACAGGGTGGGGGTGAGCTACAACGTCCGTCACTTCATCTCGGCAGAGGAAGTCAAAGCTATTGAGCAAAAGTTTTCCTtccaaaagaagaagaaaaaaggta TTGCCAACTTCGACCCCAGCACCTTCAGCCTGATGCGGTGTGAGTTCTGCGGCGCCGGCTTCGACACCCGTGCCGGGCTCTCCAGCCACGCCAGAGCTCACCTGAGAGACTTTGGCATCACCAACTGGGAACTCACCATCTCGCCCATTAACATCCTCAAGGAGCTGTTGGCCAACTCCTCGGAGCACCCGATGCTGCAGGCGGCGATGGCAGCGGAGCCTTCATCCCCGAGCAGGGAGAGGGATGCTCATGGCTTCGGGCCCCGCAAGAGCATGACCCCCATGTCTGAGTGCAGCATTCCACGTTCTCCTCTGTCCCCGTTCCCCACATCATGGGGAGATGAGTCCCTGCAGTCCTACAGAGATG TCCTGGCTCCGGAAGAGGAAGAACTGGTGGCCATGGAGGTGgcttccccccctctccccaaaAAAAGCCTTCCCAGTGGGCAGCTGGATCCACCCCCCTCCAGGATAGGGACCAAAGTGTCTCCTGAGCCACCCGGGAGCAAAGCAGAGCCTCAGGACCCCAAAA CCCAGAGCCTCACCACATGCGAGGTGTGCGGCGCCTGCTTCGAGACCCGCAAGGGGCTGTCGAGCCACGCGCGCTCCCACCTGCGGCAGCTGGGGGTGGCCGAGTCAGAGAGCAGTGGGGCTCCCATTGACCTGCTCTATGAACTCATGAAGCAGAAGGGCAAACCCGACGgcagccccattgctgccccattgggCAAGAAGCCCCCCAAGGAACCCGGCACCGCGGCCCCGCGCCCCTCGCTGCTGGCGCTGGCCAAAGGTGGTGAGCGCCCCACGGATGGGCCTGTCAATAAAGCCATCAAGtctcctcctggcttctccaaGAGCCTTTCCCAACCGGGGTCACCCATCCTGAAGAAGGTGCCGGGGGCTCTGTCGGGGTCCCCGTCCCCCAAGAACCCTGAGGAGAAGAGCTCCAAGCTGTCGCTGAGCCCATTGCAGAGCTCCCCCAGTGCCCAGTGGCCGCAGGCGGAGGAGGAAGGACCCTTGAATCTGA CCTCGGGAGCGGAGCCGGTGCGGGACATCCGCTGTGAGTTCTGTGGGGAGTACTTTGAGAACCGCAAGGGGCTGTCCAGCCACGCGCGCTCCCACCTGCGCCAGATGGGGGTGACCGAGTGGTACGTCAACGGCTCCCCCATCGACACCCTACGGGAGATCCTCAAGAGGAGAAGCCAGCCCCGGAGCAGCTCCAACCCCGTCCCCGGCCACAAAGCCATGGCCAAGAGCCTGCTGAGCACCATGGGATCCTTGGAAGCGCGTGGGCCCGGAGACTTCCACCTGCAGACCCTGCCCAAGAAGGTCCAAGCCGGCAGCCCCATGGGGCAATCACCTACCTCGTCCCCACCTCCCACCGCCCGCAAGATGTTTCCAGgcctttctcctccctccttgCAGAAGAAGCTCAAACAGGATCAGCTGAGGCTGGAAATCAAGCGGGAGATGATGTCGGGAGGACTCCATGGGGAAGCTCATCCGTCCGACCCAGCCTGGCCCCCGCGGGAGGACATGTCTCCTTTGAACCTCT CCTCCCGAGCGGAGCCGGTGCGGGACATCCGCTGTGAGTTCTGTGGGGAGTACTTTGAGAACCGCAAGGGGCTGTCCAGCCACGCGCGCTCCCACCTGCGCCAGATGGGGGTGACCGAGTGGTCAGTCAACGGCTCCCCCATCGACACCCTACGGGAGATCCTCAAGAAGAAGACCAAGCCCTGTGTGGTCAAGAAGGAGCCTCATCCCTCCAGCATTGAGCCTCCCAAGGGCCTCACAGAGGAAGGGCTGGAGCCCAAATCCCCCGGGAAGATCCTGCAGGGAATGACGCTGGCTCCGTTAGGTGGGAGGTCAGGGAAGCCAGGTCCTGGCAGCTCCGGCCTGAGCCGGGACCTGGCGCTCGCCCCTATGGGCACCAAGGGCCAAGGGGGGTTCCTGACGCCGCTGGCAGCCAAGCGCCCGCTGCAGGATGAGCGGCTGGGGCCTCATCCTGCTGATGTCAAGCACAAGGGATTCATCCAGACTGAGCTGCCCTTCAAGGCCAAGGCCGTGCATGAGAAACCTGCACACACGT CCGGAGAAGCCTGTTGTGAGCTCTGTGGCCTGTACTTTGAGAACCGCAAGGCTCTGGCCAGCCACGCTCGCGCTCACCTGCGGCAGTTCGGCGTCACCGAATGGTGTGTCAATGGCTCCCCCATCGAGACCCTGAGCGAGTGGATCCGGCACCGGCCCCAGAAAGCCGGCGCCTACCGGAGCTACATCCAAGGGGGTCGGCCCTTCACCAAGAAGTTCCGGTCTCACGGCCGGgatcaccatcatcaccatcaccataATGGTGGTGCACGCCGGGTGCCGCTCGGCATGCAGGCCGGGGCTATGGCCTTCCTGAGCAaggggctggcaggggagctggCGCATGGTGAGGCAGGGAAGATGCTGGATGGAGGCGGCGCCGGAGACAGGCCCATGGTGACGTCCCCATTGTCCTTGGTGAAGCTGGAGGAGCATCAGCGCTCCAACATCAGCA AGTTCGAGCGGAGGCAGGCGCGGCCCTTGGACGCTCCCATCCACCGGCCAGAGGATGGAGCTGAGTTCCAACAGAAGCTGGAGGAGACTCGACAGCCTCCACCTCGGGTCCGGCCGGTGCCATCCCTGGTCCCTCGGCCCCCCCAGACCTCCCTGGTCAAGTTCGTGGGGAACATCTACACCCTCAAATGCCG GTTCTGTGAGGTGGAATTCCAAGGTCCCCTGTCCATCCAGGAGGAATGGGTTCGGCATCTCCAGCGGCACATCCTGGAAATGAATTTCTCCAAAGTGGATCCTATCCGGGGAGAAGCTCCCCCCCAACCGGAGCCTCCTGCTATGGCTGAGGCTCAGTAA